The genomic region GCTGCACTGCGCTGTACGACGCGATCGGGCACACGATCAAGGGCGTCGACGATCACATCGCGCGCCACGGCCGGCCGGGCAAGGTGCTCGTCGTGATCATGACCGACGGAATGGAGAACGCGAGCCGCGAGTACGACCGGCAGAGGATCTTCCGCATGATCGAGGAGCGCCAGGACAACCGCGACTACGAGTTCGTCTACCTGGGCGCGAACCAGGACGCGTACGCCGTCGGGCGCAGCATGGGCGTACGCGAGGGCAGGATGCTCAACTTCCGTCCCGACGAGGACGGGCAGACGCGGGCGTTCGACCGGCTGTCGAGCGCGACACACGAGGTGGCGTGCTGCATGTCGCGGTCGATGCCCTCGGACTGGCTCGATCCGGACGAACTGCTCCGCGAC from Actinomycetota bacterium harbors:
- a CDS encoding VWA domain-containing protein, encoding MADKRKKKADGGILIGFVLDKSGSMDVIRDATISGFNEYKNDQAKRSGTLMSLMMFDTEFVRVCGVVPAAEVADLDYASYAPGGCTALYDAIGHTIKGVDDHIARHGRPGKVLVVIMTDGMENASREYDRQRIFRMIEERQDNRDYEFVYLGANQDAYAVGRSMGVREGRMLNFRPDEDGQTRAFDRLSSATHEVACCMSRSMPSDWLDPDELLRDEPEGAGTGGPKRGRKRPKA